The following proteins are encoded in a genomic region of Dokdonia donghaensis DSW-1:
- a CDS encoding MraY family glycosyltransferase translates to MTYIIVFILLVVLSFSYYKLADRFNIIDKPNHRSSHTQITIRGGGIIFYIALLIFFITSGFLYPYLFIGTTIIALVSFVDDLKPLPPSMRLPVQFIAAAMTIYQVSFNLPVLSLILLLIIGVGFINAYNFMDGINALTGIYSIVIVGFLLFFNTTQIIFVNEELLAYLLFSLVIFGFYNFRKKALFFSGDVGSISLSLVIFFLVYKFYVVTKAPVSLLLVAVYGVDSVLTIVRRIKMKEKLSEAHRHHLYQIIVDSNKLSHIETSLIYGFIQLLCCLVVYSTYTLAMSIQILIVLIVLISLTASYFLLVRRFLNLHSRAV, encoded by the coding sequence ATGACATATATTATAGTATTTATTTTATTGGTAGTACTATCTTTTAGTTATTATAAGCTAGCAGATAGATTTAACATTATTGATAAACCCAACCACAGAAGTTCACATACTCAAATAACAATTAGAGGAGGGGGTATTATATTTTACATCGCTTTACTTATATTTTTTATTACAAGTGGATTTTTATATCCTTATTTATTTATAGGAACAACGATTATAGCTTTAGTTAGTTTTGTCGATGATTTGAAACCACTTCCACCATCTATGAGATTGCCCGTTCAATTTATTGCGGCAGCTATGACTATCTATCAAGTAAGTTTTAATTTACCTGTTTTATCTCTAATTTTGTTGCTCATAATAGGTGTAGGTTTTATAAATGCATATAATTTTATGGATGGCATCAATGCTTTAACTGGTATTTATTCTATTGTTATTGTAGGCTTTTTATTATTCTTTAATACGACTCAAATAATTTTTGTGAACGAAGAGTTATTAGCATATTTACTATTTTCATTAGTGATTTTTGGATTTTATAATTTTAGAAAGAAGGCACTTTTTTTCTCTGGAGATGTAGGCAGCATTTCGTTGTCTTTAGTTATATTTTTTCTTGTTTACAAATTTTATGTCGTTACAAAAGCCCCAGTGAGCCTATTGTTAGTTGCAGTATATGGAGTAGATAGCGTACTTACTATTGTAAGAAGAATTAAGATGAAAGAAAAATTATCTGAGGCCCACAGACACCACTTGTATCAGATAATTGTAGATTCTAATAAATTATCTCATATAGAAACTTCTTTGATATATGGTTTTATACAGTTATTATGTTGTTTAGTAGTTTATTCTACTTATACTCTAGCAATGTCAATTCAAATTTTAATTGTATTAATTGTATTAATAAGTCTTACTGCTAGCTACTTCTTATTAGTACGACGTTTTTTGAATTTACATTCAAGAGCG